GTTTCAAAAAAACAGTTGAGAtaatttttaggcttaattgcacttttgctccctgatctttcacctttgtgcgatttacctccctcatctttaaaatgagcgaattccctccctcttctattaatatgtgcgatttaggcccttccgttagttagccgtccaattactaacggcggttgctattttcaccctcccttttactaaccacaccccatatcagaaataaaaataaaaataaaataaaaaaatggaggtaaatcgcacaaaggtgaaagatcagggggcaaaagtgcaattaagtcaaaaagtaaaaaaataaaaaaaataaattaaatacaattaattgaaaataaaaaaaactgaaaaaaatatttttataaaaatcaaagaaaaaataataaaataaatgaaataagttaaatacaaataatagatgaaaaaacatttttataaaatcaaaaaaaaaaaaactgaaattttataaaaatcaaagaaaaaaatgtttttataaaatcaaagaaaataaaatattttttaattgaagatagaaatttaaaaataaaataaaagaataattatttttaatttagtgtaggtggtgcaaatagaaacaaattcttcgtttattttatttttaaatttctatcttcaattaaaaaaatatgtagtTAAATACAAATTCTTTGTTTTTGGTGTTAAGgttaaaaaatttcaatttaaatgaTTAGACAAATTTTTAAGAGTAGTTTTCTTTAACAAtgctttcattttaaaaaacactagaagatctatttttattttgaaaatgaaGGGATCTATTGTTATACTTATATATGGTTGaatgttttatttaaaattaatataagggtcattatattgtttttttttatggaaggGGATCTATTCTTTACATTTGGATGAGTGTTTTTACTTTTAATGTCGTACATCATGCAGAATCATGGACATTTCACCGCCATCGGAGAGTTTCTTCGAGCTGCCCTACCAGCAACACAACCAACTTTGCTTTAGAGATCAGTTCGATGATTTTGAAAATTTCAGCCACCATTTCAACCTTCCCGCTGACATGGCGCATTGCAATGGTTCTAGCAGCAACGAAGGTAATGCGAAAGCGAGTAGCAGCagaaagaagaaggagaaggaagagGAGAAACCCGGTAGTAGCAAAAGGAAGAAGACTTCTTCTTCACGTGTGTTGGATTTTGATGAAATAAAGAAGCATTTTGAGGTTACGCTAACAGAGGCGGCAAAGGAAATGAATGTTGGGTTGACCCTCCTCAAGAGAAAGTGCAGAGACCTCAATATTATGAGGTGGCCACACAGGAAGCTCAAGAGTTTGAAGTCTGTCATCGACAATGTCAAGATACAAACAATTAATGACATGATCTCGATCTTTTGTTTGTTATTATCTGGTGAATCCTGATGAAATTGTTTTATTTGTTATGAGGTGCAGGAATTGGGACTCGAAGATGAGCTTGGCATGTTGGAGAAGCAAAAAAACATGTTGGAGAGAATGCCAGAAATGGAGCTGAGTAAGGAAACAAAGAAGTTGAGACAATCCTGTTTTAAAGCTAATTACAACAAGAAGAGGAGAAAACAGAACACACAAGACTAATAAGGAAGTTGAGACAATCTTGTTTTTGACTCACATAAATAGTGTTAAACAACCTGAATTGAGTTATGAGTAACCTGTAGTCAAATCTGAATGGTGTTGCCTTGTTGGTATTGACTACACCTACTTGTCATGCCCAATGTGTGTTTCAACTAGACCATCACTTGTTTCTACGCATTATTCACTCATTTCATGGTGCTTAAATGATTAGTTTTGAAGCGTTTCACACGAAAATCCATCATTAATTCGTTATCATAACAACTTCATAACATAACTTGAACTTATTTATATCAACAAATCTAGGATTAAGCAAATCATAAAATTAAGCACCTTCACTGTGAGTGAGTATCTCTCTTTGTCGACTCGAATATTCTTCCCCTCCAAAATGACTGCTATCTCGCAATCCCACATGGTCCAATAAGCTATCGCCACATCAGCACAGCACATGTTACGTCCACATCATCCTACGAAATCTCGTTCCAGAACACAAATCCCAACCATtcaaatcttcttcttcttcttcttcttcttcttcttctctctttcgCTGTTCTTGTCAGATTCGCATTCTCCAAAAGCAGAAGCAGCATCAACGTTCATTCAACAACAACCACCTTCTGTGGTTGAGGTTGGGCGCCATGGCCTCCCAGCGTCAACCACCGTCGAGCTCCAACGCGTTTTCCTTCCTCTCCAAGGGTTGGCGCGAGGTTCGTGACTCAGCCGACGCGGATCTGCAACTCATGAAGGACCGAGCCAACTCGTTCAAGAATTTAGCGACGTCGTTCGACCGGGAGCTTGAGAATTTCTTTAATTCCGCGGCTCCGGCGTTCTCTGTCCCCGCCATGCGCTCTGCTTCTCCGCCTCCGGCGGAGATCGAGTTCGTGAAGAAGCTGCAGCCAAAGCTCTCGGAGTTTCGACGCGCGTACTCGTCGCCGGATTTTAGCAAGAAAGTTCTGGAGAAGTGGCGGCCGAGGGCGAGGATTCGAATTGATTTGTCCGCCATCAAGAACGCGATTGTTTCGGAGGAAATTGATGAAGGGATTGTGGATTTTGAGAGGGGGAAGAGGGAGAGGAGGTTGAGCTTCTGGGAGGAGTTGAAGGGAGAGGGTGAAGCTCAGGATTGGGAGCCAATTCGAGCATTGAAGACTAGGCTTAAGGAATTTGAGAAGCGTAGTTCCTCTGTTGAGTTTTTTGATGGCTTCAAGAACAGTGAATTTCTCGAGAAAGTCAAGTCTAGCCTGGTATGTTGCTTTTTTCCTCCTTTTAGTCTGAATTATGGGGTTATATTGTAAGTTGTTCAGTTGCTTTGCCTGTTTTGTCACTTGTTCTTGGAGGAGAGAAATTATAATCTTTCGTAGGACATGGCCCCTTATTTTAAGAGCTTATTTGAACgtatcttatagcataagtaCTTATGCAAGTATTTGAGTAAGTTTATGAAAATGGTTTACAatctataagttgttttgagcttattttcatagaTTAACTTATCAATATTTGTTTACTTATAAACTATATTGAACTAATAAGCTTCTAAAACTAGCTTTTGAATAAGTGCTCATGTTGCCGTAATTGCTTAAACAAGATGTTTACTCAATAGCACCTTATATATGCGCCATGCGGTTTATCAAGAAGAATTTGGGTTGGGACTGTTGTGGATTTTCATGTGGCCAAAGCCTTTCATTCTTTGATGGAATACCGGTAGACCTTGGGTGATACCTATTAGTACTTTAGTAGCATAAGACTTGcttgttgtatttttttaataaattttaggaTTTTTGAACTCAAAAACAATTGACATGACATTTTCTGCCATAGTCACATTTTAGGGATGATTCATCAATGCTGCAGAAGTGAGGCCaatccattgttgtttgggatcGTGTGGATATTATGTTTTACATGTCCAGCTTATTCATGTGATCCCGGAATATGAAATGCTCTTTATCTTATGTGTATTTAGCAATTCATGTTTTATCTGGTTTCGAGATTGGTGATATATGTTTTTGTGCATTTTTTGAGCATAAAATTTCAACAGAGCTTTCATTCTAAGAATTCACGTGTTCATTTCTTGACTTGCTTGCAGAAATCAATGTGCAAGGAGCCTCGAGATTCAAAGGTTTGTGTGTAATTTGTTTACTTCCTTTTGTTCACTTCAACATGCCTGGTGCCCTGGTCGAACATTTTGCACTTTAGTTAAAGAAACAAGGAAAATTTGTGTGTAACTGGAAGGCCCTAACTTTCTATGGACCATTATGCATACATACGATGCCTTGGTAGAGTACAATCAATACACTAGCCCATGTGTCCTAGGCTCCTCCGTTGGACATAAAATCCTTCTGCTCTTTATATTTTGCTTAGCTGGATTTCCAAAAATACATCCTCCTGTTCATgggcttatttattttattttttatttggtatGTCATGTCATTTTCATGTGAGTAGCATCATCTTGTAATTTAGTTAGGAGAAGATTGATGCACCATGCTAAAAGAAATAGGGCCTTAGCCACTCAAGCGTGATATGAATGCTATATTTGAATAGTTAGCTTCATGATAAGGATGATGTTCCCGATCCATACATGCCATCCTCCTTATTGAGGTGTTAGAGTGTTGGACATATTCCTGAGATTGACACGATGACGCCACTACGACATGTGCAGGAAGCCAGGAACACTCCTCATTAGGTGTTCTATTTGACAAAGTATTTTTTATGAGTTTGCCCACAGGCTAGACAGTAGACATGTGTTGAACAGAACACTTATAGGACACTTAAATAAATCTTGACACTTGGCGACACAACTCTTTTAGCAATTTCACTTTGTTAACTTTCCGAACTGTCAActtaaaatatagaaaaaaaaattgagaatatatatagggagcataTCAAGTGAGATCTTTGAGATGAATCATGAACTAGCGTTGACAGTTTCACACATTCTTTGCAGGAAGTGCCACCACTGGATGTAGCTGAACTTCTGGCCTACTTTGTTAAACAGTCTGGGCCATTTTTGGATCAACTTGGAGTCAGAAGAGGTACAAAGTTTCATTTCAAACGTGAAATTTCACAACCATGCAGCCCATGCTTTCCTGCTTTGTATATCTTATCTGGAAGCTAATTAGTCTATCTGTTCAACGAATTATACATAGTTTTCCTTTTGATCTTATAGACCAAATTAGTCAAATTCATACAACTACAAGCGTGTGATAAAGAGTTAGATATTTTCATATTCAtgaaaaattgtattatatTCTAGTTTTAGTATAATATGAGGGAATAGAAAACAATACTGAAAACAATTTTTGACAAGAATGTGATTGTGTTGCAGACGTATGTGACAAGATAGTTGAAAGCTTGTATAGCAAACGCAAGAACCAACTTCTATTGCCGTCCCTTTCTGGAGAAGAATCTTCCCTTCTTGGGAATGGAAACATAAATGATGAGTTGGATTTGCGAATAGCTAGTGTTCTTCAGAGCACAGGGCACCGGAATGAAGGTGGCTTCTGGACAGACCATGCAAAGCATGATTTGTCTGACAATGAAAGACATGTTGCAATAGTCACAACTGCTAGTCTGCCTTGGATGACGGGAACAGCTGTAAACCCGCTGTTTCGAGCTGCATATTTATCACAATCTGAAAAGCAGAAAGTCACTCTGCTGGTTCCATGGCTTTGCAAATCAGATCAAGAACTAGTTTATCCCAGCAATCTCACTTTCACTTCACCTGAGGAGCAGGAAGGTTATATACGTAATTGGCTCGAGGAAAGGATTGGTTTTAAGGCAGACTTCAAAATTTCTTTTTATCCTGGCAAGGTAATGTTTTTCATAACTTAGCTAGAGTTATTATTTCGTATGCATAGCTCAATCAAAAGCTCAATatacattaaaatattaatttagaaGACAATTTAGTTGTGCATAGACATTGTAGTAAGGGTAATAGTTAGCTATATTCTACCATTTTCATATCATTACTGTCAATCAATTCTTactctttatccttttcttGTGTAGTTTTCACAAGCAAGACGAAGTATAATACCTGCTGGAGATACTGCTCAATTTATACCATCCAAGGATGCTGACATTGCTATCCTAGAAGAACCAGAACATTTGAATTGGTATCATCATGGTACGCGTTGGACGGATAAATTCAACCATGTTGTTGGTATTGTTCACACAAATTACTTAGAATACATCAAGAGGGAGAAAAATGGGGCACTCCAGGCATTCCTTGTGAAACATATAAACAACTGGGTTGCAAGAGCGTACTGCGACAAGGTATGAGAATTTATCATCAAAATATGTGAGCTTGAATTAACATTGGAGATAATTAGAAATGATTATCaagttttttttgtaaataGTTGTCATGAAGTTCTATCCTAAGGGAACAAAACAAGATAAAAGACTaaattatttgatttattttcaggTTCTTCGTCTCTCAGCTGCTACTCAGGATTTACCCAAGTCTGTAGTTTGCAATGTTCATGGCGTGAATCCCAAATTCTTAAAAATTGGAGAAAGTATTGCTGCAGAGAGGGAGCTTGGGCAGAAAGGCTTCACTAAAGGGGCATATTTCTTGGGAAAGATGGTATGGGCAAAGGGATATAAGGAGTTGATAGATTTATTAGCAAAGCACAAGGCTGACCTTGATGGCGTTAAGTTGGATGTATTTGGAAATGGTGAGGATGCTAATGAAGTTCAGAGTGCAGCTAGGAGGTTCGATTTGAATCTCAACTTTCAGAAAGGAAGAGATCATGCCGATGATTCTCTTCACAGGTAAGAACAATTTGAAAACCAGGGTtcagattttaatttaagatatATTCAATGAAAAGGTCCCCCACATTGTTGCAAAATACACCTAAATGAAATAGGCATAGAAACTTGAGTTACATTCATTGCAAACATAGAACTCAGTTATGTTTTTGCCCTCCCCTATCTTCCTAAAGTTAAATGTCCAAAAACTGTTATTAACATGCATGTATAAATGCACCTTCAACTACACATTACAATTGTTCATGCTTTAACTTTATGTACCCGCTTAAGAATAGGGAACTTGTATTTATTAAATTTGGTGTTTTTGACACAATTTATCTTCTTTATTGAAGGTACAAAGTCTTCATAAATCCTAGCATTAGCGATGTGCTATGTACAGCTACAGCTGAGGCACTTGCAATGGGAAAATTTGTAGTTTGTGCTGATCATCCATCAAATGAGTTCTTCAGGTCGTTTCCCAATTGTTTGACTTACAAGACTCCTGAAGACTTTGCAGTAAAAGTTAAAGAAGCATTAGCAAATGAGCCTTATCCTCTCACACCTGAACAAAGATATCAACTATCTTGGGAGGCTGCTACTCAAAGATTTATGGAATATTCCGAGCTGGACAAGGTCCTGAACAAGGAAAAGGATGGTGCAAAACCAAGTAAAAATAATAGAAAGATCATGGCTAAATCAGCTTCGATGCCTAATCTGACAGAACTAGTAGATGGAGGATTAGCATTTGCTCACTACTGTCTCACTGGGAACGAATTCCTAAGATTATGTACTGGAGCGACACCGGGGACCCGGGACTATGACAAGCAGCACTGTAAAGACCTGAATCTCTTGCCTCCACAGGTAGAAAATCCTATTTATGGCTGGTGAATAGATTGACTAGTCTGAATATCAAAATATGTAAAAAGTTTATCAATGGTATTGGTTGGCGAATACTGAATAGCGTTAGTGCTATAAGTTTGTAGTTTCTGATTGTTTTATAGTTTGTAATTAGGTGCCCGTTAAGTTTTGtagttgattttgattttacttttgtaagTAGAATGGTAATGTTAAGTTCTACCATGTAATGGCAAAAAAGGTCATTTCTCCTACGTAAGTTTTGATAATGAACCGTAATGAATATGAATCAGTTTAACATGGAATAACTGTTCAGGATATATCATCAACAAGGAAATTTGTGTACTCTTGCTGGATTTACTTCTTACATTCTCCTCAAATAATAACATATCTTTCAAGGATTTCAGAGTTAATGATAAAGGTGATCATCTAAAATCTTCAGATATTATAAAAGTTGGATCCAGCACTCGGTGTCTCTGAGTGAAATCTAAATTAACATCTAACAAATTACTGTGTAAGTTGTTCCTAAAGGGGTTGAAACCACCGCcacataaattttttaattgatcTCTCCTTCAATCTTTCTACAATGTAATCATGTTTTTCTATAAAATCAAGCATGATGTACTCGTGCTCAGTGGAAAGAAACAGAAAACAATACTAAGTGGGTGGGGGGGTCTAGGATCACTAACCCAGGTTCTTTTGAGCACCAATCTTTTCCTTTTAGGTGTTCAACTTTTGACCAgcaatatattatattatattctgtgTCATTGTCAAGTTGACATTTCTTATCATAAATCTGATCAAACATAGGCTAATGTATGCCACAAAAAATGCTTAATTTTTCTGATGCAGAAGCATTATATGACAGTATGGGCTATTTTGAACAGGGTTAATTTCATTTTAGAAGAAAAGATAAGACATATCactcattaataaaaaaattaaatgggtatattttgataatttattatttgctaTACATGTACTAAACCATGTTTTTGTGACAGCATGTGATTCCCAATATTGACCATTTCTGGTTACCCTCCTACTGTGTAAGAATTAGGTTTTAAGGTACTAGAATGAGAATCTTTCAGTTTCTGATTGGTTTTATCTGATTTATTTTTTAGCCCATACTTACCTCTGCTATTCTCCACCATTAAGTTTATGTGCTATTGCATGCATTACTTTCACTATCAGAAAACAAATATGGGACTAAATTAATAGGAATTGTTAATATGAGTTTGTACAGAATACATATACATGCTTCGTCCCCTTCAAAACTGTTGCTTGGTACAAGAGCTGCATGGTATGTGCTAGCTGGATCATCAAATATAAGTTCTGTTCAGTATGattgaaataaaaaagagaaagacaTGTAAGAATTCGTTGAACCCAAATGATTTACACAAAAAGTGAGGAGTTATCACATAGACTTATAGTCATTAATTACAAAATTCATGGTGCAGATTTAAACAACTTTTTATAATTCAATCGTCAATTTTAATGAATCTCTCCTTAGAATATACTTATATACTTGGCCCTTTTTTCATTTACTGTCTGTCAAGAACGTCGAgcatctttttagtttttataagACACTTGAGACAAATTCATGCATCTACTAACTTGTTTTGTTACAGTTCCACGTCATTTTTTAAGATCCAAGTGATTTAGTAGCAGTGTGTGCAGCTTTCCGTGGCTTAGGGCCTTGAGCTCTTGAATTCTATATATTCACGCTCTGCTTGTGCTTGTCTGAGTTATTGGAAGACAGAACACAGAAGTAAATAAGCATacattcttttgtttttgggtaTCACTTTGTCTTACTAGAATTCAATGCATTTTATAGGACTCTTTACCTCTTGTCAATTAGGAATACCAATAAACTGATGCTTTTTTCAATACTCCTATACTGTAACTCTCTTTATTGGGATTGAGAAATAGCAATTGTGTTTACAATGTATCAACCTCGTTTCTCTAGAgattaatactccctccggtcctatttataagcaacaaaaaaaaattcacatagtttaagaaatgtagtaaaactagataaaatgcattaaatttgtcttgaatcaaaataaacttccaaaattaccctttgttattcatgttggaaagtgggaaagagagagaataattaatgagacacattctacaagttagaattaataagggcatcattggaaaaaaaaattaatatagctcaaactttcatttggttcttataaaaaggaccaagatttttcttctctttcatgcttataaataggaccggagggagtattaaatgGAGTACTCACAGTCACTTTAACATAATATGTGTTGTTAATAAAATATTACAGTTAATTAGTGGACCTGAATTCAGAATTTCATTTTCAACTTTTGGTTGTAAGTTAATTAATTACTGGGTAGGGAACATCTCCATCTTGAACCATGATCGTTAGATGAAGAAACTGAAACAGAAAAGTACAGAACCAGCACCATATGGCATTAATGGACATGTCGAATTTCAACTTTAATGTCACTTGATGATGTACTATAATTGTTTCAGATATCTCCCTCGGACACTCTATAATGTCGTTGATTGGCCACAACTAGGGAACTATTGTTTCGGATATCTCCGATGGACTTCTGCCTCAGACGCTTTATATAACTCCAACCAATAGCTTCGCTAATTGACCACAGCTAGAAGATTACTATTCCAAATATCTCCGACACATCTCTCCCCCAGAAACCTTCCATGCTTCTGACCAATATATCGTTCCACAACAAGATTTATACTGTTCTAGAAGTCTCCAAGACACACATAACTTAATATAGGTCGCCACAACTCAACAATGAGATTCACCGAGATACCCCTTCCAAATCGGCGCATCAATGAGCTTGACCGAGATATCCTATGCAAACCGATCCAACGATGAACCTAGTCGAGGTATCATGCCGAAGCAGACTCAACACATACCAGCATTGAGCTTAGATGAGACATCTCTTCCAAAGTCAACATCATCCTAAGCAGCAAACCAAACCACAATGTAAATCACAATTTAGATATACTTTTGCGGACGAAAACACTAGACTAAAAACCACAAGCAAAAGACAAAAGCTATGACCTCCCAAAGTTGTTCCCACCCAAAGCGAGGAGAACAATATGATACTCAAGGCCGTTCACCACGCTCGAGGATTGGCTGGCATCAGGTGTTGAAAATCCCCATCGTTCATCTTCCCTAATACTTGAGCAGACACAAAGGATCAAAAGGTAGAACACATCACGCATTGAACATGACACATATTCTACCTTAACCCCCTCGACCCTAGCATTGAAGTTCAAGGAATCTCCACTGCCTATAACCTTGACACCGAGACAATCCAAAGGCTAGCCACAAAATACGCTACTCTCGGGTAACCCGCCGACGTTGACGTAACATAGGAATCCTTCAACCTTAGCCTACTTAAGGAGTAGAAGTAAACCTTACTAGGTATACTTTCACCCGAGTTTGAATTCTATATTCTTCTCTTCCCTTAATAACATGAGCGTTATAGTATCTTCTTCGTAGGTATCCCAGCATGAGCCCAACACCACGACGCGAAAGTTGCCCAGAACGAAGTGAAGTCCAAAGACATCGTATATCGCCCCTAACCGTTCCCTTATTCTTGAAGTTACACTCAtcaataatgattttttttcttctgtttctttctctttctctttctttgaaTACAAGTTGGCTCCATTGCTAATATCCATTAATTGGTTTTGATGAGTTCAATCCATGAGAATTGTTGTCTATATTTTCATCTCAGAAAGCCTTAATCCGTAAAAGAACATCGAGGGAAATAGGGAATCTCCACCATATTTCCAAACATACATTTAAAGATTATTTTATTCCAATTACATTAACCGTGCATAACAATTAAGTTTGAAGTAAAATACCTGTCCTGTCTTTTCTGCCTAAACTACTCCATACCGTTCTTAGTGGACTACTTTAGAATCATAAAGATTCTGTTTTTaccctttatttttccttttgagATAAAGTATATTAAGGTTTTCCAACAAATTGACCTTTGCCATGAAATACTTAAGGTCTTATGTTTATTACTTGGCATGGCATCCAGCAATTTGCTTTAGAGTTCCACGTTCCATGCATCTACGAGGAAACCCATAGTGGCTTGTTTACTGCTAGATAATGAATATTATCAAAAAGCAGAAAAGTGTATTTTGGGACAaggaagcagagcaccaaatGTGGCTGAGAGCATAGCTAGTTCACCATAATCTTTTAGGTATCTGattaagtaaaataaaaatgaacagCTAGCATAATTAGTTAGCAACCAAGTTTTAAATGGGGGTTGTCGCTGCGTTGCAAAATCATGGACAAATGTGCATTGATGCGGCCACAATTGCGATCATGATGCCGATGAGGAGACACCAAAATCCACTACATTGCGACCGCTATAGCGATCCTGCAATTACAGTTGTGGGGCGCAATTTGAAACCGTAACAACATAACATCCAAGAAAAAGTAAAGAAGAAACAAGATTGAGGGAGCTTCTCAACTTAATATTGGAGCATTCCAAGTTACTATAAACTTTAGATAGAAGGATATTTA
This is a stretch of genomic DNA from Lotus japonicus ecotype B-129 chromosome 1, LjGifu_v1.2. It encodes these proteins:
- the LOC130730810 gene encoding digalactosyldiacylglycerol synthase 1, chloroplastic; translation: MASQRQPPSSSNAFSFLSKGWREVRDSADADLQLMKDRANSFKNLATSFDRELENFFNSAAPAFSVPAMRSASPPPAEIEFVKKLQPKLSEFRRAYSSPDFSKKVLEKWRPRARIRIDLSAIKNAIVSEEIDEGIVDFERGKRERRLSFWEELKGEGEAQDWEPIRALKTRLKEFEKRSSSVEFFDGFKNSEFLEKVKSSLKSMCKEPRDSKEVPPLDVAELLAYFVKQSGPFLDQLGVRRDVCDKIVESLYSKRKNQLLLPSLSGEESSLLGNGNINDELDLRIASVLQSTGHRNEGGFWTDHAKHDLSDNERHVAIVTTASLPWMTGTAVNPLFRAAYLSQSEKQKVTLLVPWLCKSDQELVYPSNLTFTSPEEQEGYIRNWLEERIGFKADFKISFYPGKFSQARRSIIPAGDTAQFIPSKDADIAILEEPEHLNWYHHGTRWTDKFNHVVGIVHTNYLEYIKREKNGALQAFLVKHINNWVARAYCDKVLRLSAATQDLPKSVVCNVHGVNPKFLKIGESIAAERELGQKGFTKGAYFLGKMVWAKGYKELIDLLAKHKADLDGVKLDVFGNGEDANEVQSAARRFDLNLNFQKGRDHADDSLHRYKVFINPSISDVLCTATAEALAMGKFVVCADHPSNEFFRSFPNCLTYKTPEDFAVKVKEALANEPYPLTPEQRYQLSWEAATQRFMEYSELDKVLNKEKDGAKPSKNNRKIMAKSASMPNLTELVDGGLAFAHYCLTGNEFLRLCTGATPGTRDYDKQHCKDLNLLPPQVENPIYGW